The following proteins are encoded in a genomic region of Armatimonadota bacterium:
- the rpmB gene encoding 50S ribosomal protein L28 has translation MSNTCAVCGKGPQFGQNIRHVHSGSWALRAPRTKRRWLPNLQTVHTKINGTPKTIRVCAKCLKAGKVIRAA, from the coding sequence ATGTCCAATACTTGTGCAGTTTGCGGCAAAGGTCCGCAGTTCGGTCAGAATATCAGACACGTCCACTCCGGTTCATGGGCTCTTCGCGCGCCTAGAACCAAGCGCAGATGGCTGCCTAACCTGCAGACCGTCCATACCAAGATCAATGGCACTCCCAAAACAATCCGCGTGTGCGCCAAGTGCCTGAAAGCCGGCAAGGTCATCCGCGCCGCATAG
- a CDS encoding DUF1385 domain-containing protein, with the protein MMDSSILYLVKSAPAVTPQDSIRRVVGLIQSSRGSRILVLDDGRIVGAVSERGISAYIAASDDPEAAINSNIEPIIEPNGAFIDSRVSLKEAAQIFAANGEDMLPVIDSFGGYRGVVYRSDLIGRLAKNLRPNSVGGMATPLGVYLTTGSISGGAGSFGLFLTGVSLGVMILVATLIVTGLATLIGKLTGFPINAFLNSTPLTTAPNLYDLPFYISTALTVIIFLMLMRFSPLAGYHGAEHMTVHTIEAGEALEPEVVSRMPRVHPRCGTNLLAAAGIFVILTSKVNSQVVVLLAMLVVVIGWRSIGGWLQYYATTKNPNSKQLASGIAAGSEILEKYQENPNFSLTGLQRIWKLGFPQTFMGMAAFLWVLSLFSRYIPIPGLF; encoded by the coding sequence ATGATGGACAGTTCAATTTTATATCTGGTAAAAAGCGCTCCTGCGGTGACGCCTCAAGACTCCATCCGAAGAGTGGTTGGTCTTATCCAAAGCAGCCGCGGTTCGCGAATTCTCGTGCTTGATGATGGGCGGATAGTCGGTGCCGTCAGCGAGCGGGGCATATCGGCCTATATAGCTGCGTCAGATGATCCAGAAGCTGCGATCAACTCAAATATCGAGCCGATAATTGAGCCCAACGGCGCATTTATCGATTCACGCGTATCTCTAAAAGAGGCGGCTCAGATATTTGCCGCAAACGGTGAGGATATGCTGCCGGTGATAGACAGCTTCGGGGGTTACCGGGGTGTGGTCTATCGCAGCGATTTGATAGGGCGACTGGCGAAGAACTTGCGTCCAAACTCGGTTGGAGGGATGGCGACTCCTCTGGGTGTGTATCTTACCACAGGCTCGATCTCCGGCGGAGCGGGGAGTTTCGGATTGTTTCTGACGGGTGTCTCGCTTGGCGTTATGATATTAGTCGCGACTCTGATCGTGACCGGCCTTGCGACATTGATTGGTAAGCTGACCGGCTTTCCGATAAACGCATTTCTGAATTCCACGCCGCTCACGACAGCTCCTAACCTCTACGACTTGCCGTTTTATATATCGACAGCCCTGACTGTCATCATATTTCTAATGCTGATGAGGTTTTCGCCTCTTGCGGGCTATCATGGTGCAGAGCATATGACGGTGCATACGATAGAGGCTGGCGAGGCTCTTGAGCCGGAAGTGGTGAGCCGTATGCCGCGGGTCCATCCGAGATGCGGCACCAACCTGCTTGCCGCAGCCGGGATTTTTGTGATCCTGACCTCCAAGGTAAACAGTCAGGTCGTAGTACTGCTGGCCATGCTGGTGGTTGTAATCGGCTGGAGATCGATAGGCGGGTGGCTGCAGTATTATGCCACCACAAAGAACCCGAACTCAAAGCAGCTAGCAAGTGGTATTGCCGCAGGCAGCGAAATTCTTGAGAAATACCAGGAGAACCCGAATTTTAGTCTGACCGGCCTCCAGCGGATATGGAAACTGGGTTTTCCACAGACGTTTATGGGCATGGCGGCTTTTCTCTGGGTGTTGAGCCTCTTCAGCCGCTATATACCAATCCCTGGACTCTTTTAG
- a CDS encoding prepilin-type N-terminal cleavage/methylation domain-containing protein, whose product MERKGFTLIELLVVIAIIAILAAILFPVFLSAKEKAIATACLSNTKQIGNALSMYVDDNNGTYFANPWDPKGVFGSGVTKFWTDKFWPDLLLKYTKSRNVFCCSAVKDFAFNITTHTYDAGYFGPTYSAAIPKFPISYGMMRLLYCAKGPSPRPSKISDYYRVSSIAVICDSHRPYEDWCATVNGQYFMPRSDPNTGWNYGLATHQKGCNFVFADGHAKFSNKVAKNPNPAGGSQSGSNTYYYTDVRVFE is encoded by the coding sequence ATGGAGAGAAAGGGTTTCACACTAATCGAACTTCTGGTAGTAATAGCGATTATTGCTATTCTTGCAGCAATACTGTTTCCTGTCTTCCTTAGTGCAAAGGAAAAAGCTATTGCCACTGCTTGTCTTTCCAATACGAAGCAGATTGGCAACGCATTATCAATGTATGTTGATGATAACAACGGCACATATTTTGCCAACCCCTGGGATCCAAAAGGAGTATTTGGATCTGGAGTGACCAAGTTCTGGACTGATAAATTCTGGCCGGACCTTCTGCTCAAATATACAAAAAGCCGGAATGTCTTTTGCTGCAGTGCAGTTAAAGACTTTGCGTTTAATATTACGACACATACATATGACGCGGGATACTTCGGTCCGACATACTCTGCGGCAATCCCGAAATTCCCAATTTCATACGGTATGATGAGATTGCTCTACTGTGCAAAAGGCCCGAGCCCAAGACCATCAAAGATATCCGATTATTACCGAGTTTCATCTATAGCCGTAATATGCGATTCTCACCGACCATATGAGGATTGGTGCGCAACCGTTAACGGACAATATTTTATGCCCCGCTCTGATCCAAATACCGGCTGGAATTACGGCCTTGCAACCCATCAAAAGGGATGTAATTTCGTTTTCGCCGATGGCCATGCAAAGTTTTCTAACAAAGTTGCAAAAAATCCCAATCCGGCTGGCGGCAGTCAATCCGGCAGCAATACATATTATTACACTGACGTCCGCGTCTTTGAATGA
- a CDS encoding lysophospholipid acyltransferase family protein: MLFWIGASLSAMVCRIFGRWQVIGRENIPKTAGVLLCGNHVSYIDPPALGARANGRPVHFMAKLELFQIPILGTLIRAVGAFPVKRGTADRAALKKAIELLQSGEVVGMFPEGQRSLDGTLLPAEAGVGMIVLRAKVPVIPVGLINSNKLLPPHSIFPKFTRMKVVYGKPVPLEDLYDKGGREAIEEVGRRIMAAIGELLEKYGDSK; encoded by the coding sequence ATGCTTTTTTGGATAGGCGCATCGCTTTCGGCGATGGTCTGCAGAATATTCGGGCGTTGGCAGGTTATCGGTCGCGAGAACATACCCAAGACCGCCGGCGTGCTGCTGTGCGGCAATCATGTGAGCTATATCGACCCGCCCGCGCTCGGTGCTCGCGCTAACGGGCGTCCTGTGCACTTTATGGCCAAACTGGAACTCTTTCAAATACCCATCCTTGGGACGCTTATCAGAGCCGTGGGAGCATTCCCTGTCAAGCGAGGCACTGCAGACAGGGCAGCGCTCAAAAAAGCGATAGAACTGCTGCAATCCGGCGAGGTGGTAGGTATGTTCCCTGAGGGCCAGAGAAGCCTCGACGGCACTCTCCTGCCCGCTGAGGCTGGTGTGGGAATGATAGTGCTGCGCGCGAAGGTCCCAGTGATCCCGGTAGGGCTGATAAACTCAAACAAGCTTCTTCCACCCCACTCCATCTTTCCCAAGTTCACGCGCATGAAGGTCGTCTATGGCAAGCCGGTCCCACTTGAAGATTTATACGACAAAGGCGGCCGCGAGGCAATCGAGGAAGTCGGCAGAAGAATTATGGCTGCGATTGGCGAACTGCTGGAAAAGTACGGAGATAGTAAATAA
- the cmk gene encoding (d)CMP kinase, with protein sequence MSKPIIAIDGPAGAGKSTVARAVADRLGYLYIDTGAMYRAVALKVIREGIPLSDTAKISALAKRTGIKFDIIDGMQHVFADGEDVTSDIRTPEATRLSSPVSAIQGVRRRLVELQRMMGAEGGVVMEGRDIGTVVFPNAEVKVFLTASVTERARRRVEQLKEMGIESDIDKISADIRERDLRDSSREHAPLKLAPGAVLLETDNLSAEQVVDAIIDIHNQKVPAEAPGE encoded by the coding sequence ATGAGTAAACCCATAATCGCCATAGACGGCCCTGCGGGCGCGGGAAAGAGCACAGTCGCGCGCGCGGTCGCCGACAGGCTGGGATATTTATATATCGATACCGGAGCAATGTACCGTGCGGTCGCACTGAAAGTGATCCGTGAAGGCATCCCACTCTCGGATACTGCTAAAATCTCCGCACTGGCAAAGCGGACCGGTATCAAATTCGACATTATAGACGGCATGCAGCATGTATTTGCCGACGGTGAGGATGTTACCAGCGACATTCGCACACCAGAAGCAACACGGCTCTCTTCACCCGTAAGCGCAATTCAGGGCGTACGCAGGCGACTTGTCGAGCTGCAGAGAATGATGGGAGCTGAAGGCGGAGTAGTGATGGAAGGGCGCGATATTGGCACTGTCGTCTTCCCCAACGCTGAGGTAAAGGTCTTTCTGACAGCGTCGGTAACGGAACGCGCGCGGCGGCGGGTCGAACAGCTCAAAGAGATGGGCATTGAGTCGGATATAGACAAGATTTCGGCTGATATCCGCGAGCGCGATCTTCGCGACAGTTCCCGCGAGCATGCGCCTCTAAAACTGGCTCCGGGCGCCGTGCTGCTTGAAACGGATAATCTGTCCGCCGAACAGGTAGTCGACGCTATTATCGATATTCACAATCAGAAGGTACCTGCGGAAGCGCCCGGCGAATAA
- a CDS encoding prephenate dehydrogenase, which produces MPTAGEDNFIFDTIVIVGVGLIGGSLGMAAKKHGLANRVIGIGRTEQKLMRAKILGAIDDYSLDIENGAADADLIVICTPVCLIAPTLEQMAASIKPGAIITDVGSTKADVVQEVEMILPDGVDFVGGHPMTGSEQAGVEAASADLFQGATYVFTTTDNTNLDALGKLTALADAIGSDVEIMSAKEHDGAVAIISHLPHVMSAALLEIAEEAQHEFGKVFRLAAGSFRDLTRVSDSSPEIWRDICLTNSDALLQAIGQLQESLDTFKAALNSGDKEAIMQFFEQAGKIRSTYQRICK; this is translated from the coding sequence ATGCCCACGGCAGGCGAAGACAATTTCATATTCGATACAATCGTCATTGTGGGAGTCGGACTGATAGGCGGTTCTCTCGGCATGGCCGCGAAGAAGCATGGCCTGGCAAATCGTGTGATCGGTATCGGACGGACCGAGCAAAAGCTGATGCGCGCGAAGATCCTCGGCGCAATCGACGACTACAGCCTGGATATCGAAAACGGCGCGGCGGACGCCGATCTGATCGTGATCTGTACACCGGTTTGTTTGATCGCTCCCACCCTTGAACAAATGGCCGCAAGTATCAAACCCGGCGCGATAATAACGGATGTCGGGAGCACCAAGGCTGACGTAGTCCAAGAAGTCGAAATGATTTTGCCTGATGGAGTGGACTTCGTTGGCGGCCATCCTATGACCGGCTCGGAACAGGCGGGAGTTGAGGCCGCCTCCGCCGATTTATTCCAGGGTGCAACCTACGTTTTTACTACTACAGACAACACAAACCTCGATGCGTTGGGCAAATTGACTGCTCTGGCGGATGCTATTGGCTCCGACGTAGAAATTATGAGCGCCAAGGAGCATGACGGAGCGGTCGCGATCATCAGTCATCTGCCTCATGTGATGTCGGCGGCGCTGCTTGAGATTGCCGAAGAGGCGCAGCACGAGTTTGGAAAAGTATTCAGACTGGCCGCCGGAAGTTTCAGAGACCTGACGCGCGTATCGGACAGCTCGCCCGAGATATGGCGCGATATTTGCCTGACGAATAGTGATGCCTTGCTTCAGGCCATCGGGCAGTTGCAGGAATCGCTGGATACTTTCAAAGCCGCGCTCAACAGCGGTGATAAAGAAGCCATTATGCAGTTCTTCGAACAAGCGGGTAAGATAAGATCGACATACCAAAGGATTTGTAAATGA
- the aroF gene encoding 3-deoxy-7-phosphoheptulonate synthase, protein MIIILSPTATDGDLDELLKNLKDRGYGVHLSKGVEKTIVGVIGAHDEVKPMIAEQLSSLAYVEGVIPILKPYKIVGKDFHPDKTIISVRGVDIGGQKVVVMAGPCSIETEEQTLEVAKAVKASGATILRGGAFKPSTSPYSFHGLGEDALKMLAAAREVTGMPIITEVMDARDIELVSKYADILQIGTRNMTNYSLLQELGNVKKPVMLKRGMASTIEEWLQAAEYIASSGNDDIILCERGIRTFETYTRNTFDVSAIPALLGLTHLPIVADPSHGTGKFNLVSPVAKAAVAAGADGLMIEVHPHPEKALKDGPQSLTPTNFDKLMSEMAAVARAVGRYV, encoded by the coding sequence GTGATTATCATACTTTCACCTACGGCAACCGACGGCGACCTTGATGAGTTGCTTAAAAATCTGAAGGACCGCGGTTACGGAGTGCATCTGTCTAAGGGCGTCGAAAAGACAATCGTCGGGGTAATCGGCGCACACGATGAAGTAAAGCCGATGATCGCCGAACAGCTTTCGTCGCTTGCATACGTCGAAGGTGTAATCCCGATCCTTAAGCCTTATAAGATTGTAGGCAAAGACTTTCACCCGGATAAAACAATCATCTCAGTAAGGGGTGTTGATATCGGCGGACAGAAAGTAGTTGTGATGGCAGGGCCATGCTCAATCGAGACCGAAGAGCAGACACTTGAAGTCGCCAAAGCCGTCAAGGCATCCGGAGCCACAATACTGCGAGGCGGCGCATTCAAGCCCAGCACTTCGCCGTACAGCTTCCATGGGCTAGGTGAGGATGCGCTTAAAATGCTTGCCGCCGCGCGAGAAGTCACAGGGATGCCGATCATCACTGAAGTAATGGACGCGCGCGATATCGAGCTTGTCTCAAAATACGCCGACATACTCCAGATAGGCACTCGGAACATGACCAACTACTCGCTGCTGCAGGAACTAGGCAATGTAAAGAAGCCGGTAATGCTCAAGCGCGGAATGGCATCGACTATAGAAGAATGGCTGCAGGCGGCGGAGTATATTGCAAGCAGCGGCAATGATGATATCATACTTTGTGAGCGCGGAATACGCACATTCGAGACGTATACACGCAACACGTTCGACGTAAGTGCGATCCCGGCGCTGCTCGGGCTCACTCATCTGCCGATTGTTGCCGACCCAAGCCACGGCACGGGCAAGTTCAATCTGGTCTCACCGGTCGCTAAGGCTGCGGTGGCTGCAGGCGCGGATGGACTTATGATCGAGGTTCACCCGCACCCCGAAAAGGCCCTTAAGGACGGCCCGCAGTCACTTACCCCAACCAACTTCGACAAGTTAATGAGTGAAATGGCCGCAGTGGCGCGTGCGGTAGGTAGATACGTCTGA
- the hisC gene encoding histidinol-phosphate transaminase — translation MNYCRECILKLKPYIPGKPIEEVKRELGIDDVIKLASNENPFGPSPKAIEVIKAAAESVSLYPDGSCYELRQALAPFLGVDKNMLFFGAGGDEVIFYLGMAFLDKDDEIVQADPTFGEYKAASTIMGCDAHCVPLKNWTHDLDAMLAKVNEHTKIFVITNPNNPTGTLVSADDIERVMDKLPERCILLLDEAYYEYVDDSNYTRAVKWAKEGRNMLALRTFSKVYGLAGLRIGYGIAPAHITDMLERVRAPFNVSSIAQVAAIASIGDPEQVRRTRDLNKRAKQYFYRELDAIGIGYTPTQANFLWIDTGRDCQVVFKEMMKRGVIVRTGDIFGCPTHIRVTTGTDEQNMRFINTFKEVLGL, via the coding sequence ATGAATTACTGCAGAGAGTGCATACTCAAACTCAAGCCATATATCCCCGGCAAGCCCATTGAAGAGGTCAAGCGCGAACTGGGAATAGACGATGTTATAAAGCTGGCGTCCAACGAGAACCCGTTCGGGCCGTCGCCCAAGGCAATCGAAGTAATCAAAGCGGCTGCCGAGAGCGTCTCGCTCTACCCCGACGGAAGCTGTTATGAACTCAGACAGGCTCTGGCGCCGTTTTTGGGCGTGGATAAGAACATGCTCTTCTTTGGAGCGGGCGGCGATGAAGTCATATTCTACCTTGGGATGGCTTTCCTGGATAAGGACGATGAGATAGTTCAGGCCGACCCCACGTTCGGTGAATACAAGGCCGCATCGACCATTATGGGCTGCGACGCTCACTGCGTCCCTCTCAAAAACTGGACACACGACCTCGATGCCATGCTAGCGAAGGTCAATGAGCACACCAAAATTTTTGTAATTACCAACCCAAATAACCCGACCGGCACGCTGGTCTCGGCGGACGATATCGAACGCGTGATGGACAAGCTCCCGGAGCGTTGCATACTGCTTCTGGACGAGGCGTATTACGAATACGTCGATGACTCGAACTATACCCGTGCGGTCAAATGGGCCAAAGAAGGGCGAAACATGCTTGCGCTACGGACCTTCTCAAAGGTATATGGCCTGGCCGGGCTGAGAATAGGTTACGGCATCGCGCCTGCGCACATAACAGATATGCTGGAGCGTGTAAGGGCGCCGTTTAATGTCAGCAGCATAGCTCAGGTGGCTGCGATTGCCAGCATAGGCGACCCGGAGCAGGTCAGACGCACCCGTGATCTCAACAAGCGCGCCAAGCAGTATTTCTACAGAGAACTCGACGCCATAGGCATTGGATACACGCCCACCCAGGCGAACTTCCTGTGGATCGATACCGGCAGAGACTGTCAGGTGGTCTTCAAAGAGATGATGAAGCGCGGAGTGATCGTGCGCACGGGCGACATATTCGGCTGCCCGACGCACATTCGAGTCACCACAGGAACAGATGAGCAAAACATGCGGTTCATCAATACGTTCAAGGAGGTGCTTGGGCTGTGA
- the rnk gene encoding nucleoside diphosphate kinase regulator yields the protein MNKRAIFITEYDSQRLQALIDNPGALEHRQPENLSSLNDELARAQIVAPKDIPPDVVTMNSVVHLTDIETGEEETYTLVFPSDADISESRLSVLAPIGTAMLGYRTGDTFTWSVPGGERHLRVKEVLYQPEASGDYHL from the coding sequence ATGAACAAGCGAGCAATATTTATTACTGAATATGACTCACAGCGTCTTCAGGCACTTATAGACAACCCGGGCGCACTTGAACATCGTCAGCCCGAGAATTTAAGCAGTCTGAACGACGAGCTTGCCCGCGCACAAATAGTGGCACCGAAAGATATACCTCCTGATGTAGTAACCATGAACTCCGTCGTACACCTGACCGATATTGAAACAGGCGAAGAGGAAACTTATACCCTTGTGTTTCCTTCGGATGCGGATATCAGTGAGTCTCGGCTCTCAGTTCTTGCCCCCATAGGCACCGCAATGCTGGGATACAGGACCGGTGACACATTCACATGGTCTGTTCCGGGAGGCGAACGGCATCTTAGGGTAAAAGAAGTGCTTTACCAGCCTGAGGCTTCCGGCGACTATCACTTGTAG
- a CDS encoding ankyrin repeat domain-containing protein yields MNIAILDNDVAGVDRLLHTPYACRKLYHIFIHSRLRRPKRNGRLHIAAYSNSVEAARLLIKHGEDIDSRNGVGDTPLHVAARYNAWETADLLISCGAQIRIQNDNSKTPMDIALSCGNYNLAELLMLAMRQSTYG; encoded by the coding sequence ATGAACATAGCAATACTGGATAACGATGTCGCTGGAGTAGACAGACTGCTTCATACCCCATATGCCTGTAGAAAGCTGTACCACATATTCATACACTCGCGCTTGCGAAGACCCAAACGAAACGGTCGGCTTCATATTGCCGCATATTCAAACAGTGTTGAGGCTGCTCGGCTGCTCATCAAACATGGAGAAGATATAGACTCAAGAAACGGTGTCGGTGACACACCATTGCATGTCGCAGCTCGCTACAATGCTTGGGAAACCGCTGACCTGCTGATAAGCTGTGGAGCACAAATACGCATACAAAACGATAACTCTAAAACGCCTATGGACATAGCGTTAAGTTGTGGTAACTACAATCTTGCCGAACTGCTCATGCTTGCAATGAGACAGAGCACATATGGCTGA
- a CDS encoding DUF6125 family protein translates to MRQCFSNAQIADFLRKSYLAVDGLWFMKVEELLSQADAMDLDESVWSVMYKIQARKAREVLGLTGGSLDDLARAFQLKLTSEGYEFDAEMTEDELVITIAKCPWYEVLKSSGRTHLTETIANRICGNEFSGWTSELAENVEFVVCSGLCKESDTGNTCRLVFRSHML, encoded by the coding sequence ATGAGACAGTGTTTTTCCAACGCTCAGATAGCCGATTTTTTGCGCAAATCATACTTGGCCGTGGACGGGCTGTGGTTTATGAAAGTCGAGGAGCTCTTATCCCAGGCTGACGCAATGGACCTTGATGAGTCCGTATGGTCGGTGATGTACAAAATTCAAGCGCGCAAAGCCCGGGAGGTTCTTGGCCTTACCGGCGGCAGTCTTGATGATCTTGCACGAGCGTTTCAACTCAAATTGACCTCGGAGGGCTACGAGTTTGATGCCGAGATGACCGAGGACGAATTGGTAATAACCATCGCTAAGTGTCCATGGTATGAAGTCCTGAAAAGCAGCGGCAGGACGCATCTTACCGAAACCATAGCGAACCGAATATGCGGCAATGAGTTCTCAGGTTGGACGAGTGAGCTTGCCGAAAATGTCGAATTCGTAGTGTGTTCAGGATTATGTAAGGAGTCGGATACCGGCAACACATGTAGATTGGTGTTTAGATCACATATGCTGTAA
- a CDS encoding GntR family transcriptional regulator, translating to MATENGTASEHIYKEIRSMIERGDLKPGMRLIQRDLAKRLKTSNIPIVEAIRRLEHDGLVVSKPNCGAQVVDMSSVDEIESIIMIRSSLEQVAARLCAVRATDEQRVKLKEMAEKYKAIASTGNRDESRNIDVSLHSFIAKCSGSRILARMLANSRIITNTIYNVFWFPPNTPVPDVHDALVNAIVSGDPDLSAQTAKTHIERSLSVLHRVVEERGLRLQMPGFPPASGNA from the coding sequence TTGGCGACAGAAAATGGAACTGCGTCCGAGCATATCTACAAAGAGATTCGTAGTATGATCGAGCGTGGGGATCTCAAACCTGGTATGAGGCTGATACAGCGCGACCTTGCAAAGCGGCTCAAAACCAGTAATATTCCGATTGTGGAAGCAATTCGGCGACTTGAGCATGATGGCTTGGTTGTATCAAAGCCCAACTGCGGCGCTCAGGTTGTGGATATGTCTTCTGTTGATGAGATTGAGTCCATAATTATGATACGTTCTTCACTTGAGCAGGTGGCCGCACGTCTTTGTGCCGTTCGAGCGACTGATGAGCAGCGTGTCAAGCTCAAGGAGATGGCAGAAAAATATAAAGCGATTGCCTCGACGGGGAATCGAGATGAGTCTCGAAATATTGACGTCAGTTTACACTCATTTATTGCAAAATGTTCCGGTTCTCGCATACTTGCCCGTATGCTTGCTAACTCACGCATAATTACCAACACCATTTATAACGTTTTCTGGTTTCCTCCGAATACGCCTGTTCCAGATGTTCATGATGCTCTAGTTAATGCCATTGTATCCGGTGATCCAGATCTTTCTGCACAGACAGCAAAGACTCATATCGAGAGATCGCTTTCGGTTTTGCATCGAGTTGTTGAAGAGCGCGGTCTTCGGCTGCAAATGCCGGGTTTTCCTCCTGCTTCCGGTAACGCTTGA
- the lipB gene encoding lipoyl(octanoyl) transferase LipB, which yields MSAANNNADSCALPCLLRDISRICYSDALKLQSDLHDRCAAGDIPGVLILLEHDPVITLGVKNSSRGNVLASPELLKANGVELVATDRGGDVTYHGPGQLVGYPIVRLRELTGDVHSYLRLLEQSVIDTLAEFGLEGHRNGLAGVWVADKKVCSIGIAVRKWVTYHGFALNVDPNLNHFKLINPCGLHSEQITSMAKLLGYAPDMRDVRDAYTRAFSKIFNVELQTWCGPT from the coding sequence ATGTCCGCAGCCAATAATAATGCTGACTCCTGTGCGCTACCTTGCCTGCTCCGTGATATTAGTCGCATATGCTACTCCGACGCCCTGAAGCTGCAAAGCGATCTGCACGATCGCTGCGCGGCGGGTGATATACCGGGCGTTTTGATCCTTCTTGAGCATGATCCGGTGATTACTTTAGGAGTCAAAAACTCCAGCCGGGGTAACGTGCTTGCAAGTCCCGAACTGCTTAAGGCGAACGGTGTGGAGCTTGTCGCGACTGACAGAGGCGGTGACGTTACCTACCACGGGCCGGGTCAACTGGTCGGATACCCCATTGTGCGACTGCGCGAACTTACCGGTGATGTCCACAGCTATCTGCGCTTGCTTGAGCAGAGTGTAATTGATACCCTTGCCGAGTTTGGGCTTGAGGGCCATAGGAATGGTCTTGCAGGTGTATGGGTAGCGGATAAGAAAGTCTGCTCGATAGGCATCGCTGTGCGCAAGTGGGTCACATATCACGGTTTTGCTCTCAATGTAGACCCAAACCTCAACCACTTCAAGCTGATAAATCCATGCGGGCTTCATTCTGAGCAGATTACTTCCATGGCGAAGCTTCTTGGGTATGCTCCGGATATGCGCGATGTTCGTGATGCGTATACGCGCGCATTCTCAAAGATATTCAACGTCGAACTCCAAACCTGGTGTGGTCCGACATGA